CTGCATTTCGTCGGTCAGGTATTGGTTGGGAAGCAGTACCTCTTCTCCTTCCACATCACTCAGAAACATTCCTACGCTGGTTACCCGCTCGATGGTCAGGTAGTTGTATTTTCCTATAAAAAGCATTATTCAATGACAAAAGTTGTTTGCAAAGGTAATGTTTTCAAACGGACATTTAGTCTTCGTCGCCACCGTCACCTCTGTTATCGAAGTTTTGCTTCTCTTTTGACCGATTGAGCCGATATGCAAACGTGACCAAGTCGGCGTTGCCTGTCCTGAAATTCAGAGCTGGAATAATAACCGGCATTTTCTACAATGCTTTTTCTTTTTCAAGTTCAAAAGATCGCGGACACTGGCATTTATGATACCCAGCCCTTTCATAATGTCTTTGGATAAAACCAAATCAATGAGGTAAACCTGGCTAACGATGTTGATATTGGAAAGCAGGAATAAGAGATTTTTCATGCCAATCTGATTTGTTGTTGCAAGCTATGGCATGATCGCAACGATCGGGCAGAAGGTGGTTAGCGTATTGGATTTAAATGGCCGCTCTGAGAGGAGCGGCCATTTTTGGAAATGAGGTACCTATTGGAGCGTATTGCTCAATCTTTTTAGCTCGATCTCGGCTGCTTTTGCTGCATAGTTAAGGTTGATCATCCGGTAACCCGCGTCTTCAAAGCTGCGTTGTGCTTCCCGGACATCGATAATGGTCGCCTGAATAAGCTCGAAGCGTTGCAATGTAAGATTAAGGAGCTGCCGGCTCAGGTTGTAATTCTGCTTTTGAGTTTCCAGTTGTTCCAAAGAGCTCAGATAAGTCTGGTACATTTTCACTGCGCCCGCATTGTAGTCCCTCACAAGCGAGCTCTTTTGTAGTTCAGCATTGGTAGTATTGATTTCCGCAACCTGTTGCTGACGTTTGAAAGCCGAACCACTATAAATCGGTATGGAAAGCGTGAGACCTGCATTGGGCCCCAAAACCCGGTTGAGCAATGTAAAGCCTGCCGCAGTCTGGTTCCTGGAATAGTTGTAAGCAGTATTGAATCTCACTGTTGGGTATCTTAGAGCGGCAGTTTCACGAACGATCAGTTCATTGATACGGATCTGATGATCGGCTGCTTTCACATCAGCGTTCACTTTGATGCGATCGAGAATGGCGTCCAACTGGATATTATTGTCAACCCTTATGGAGTCTTGGATCGAAACCGCAGATTTTGGGTCCAATGTGAGTATTCTCAGAAGTTCGGTTTTGGCAACCTGGGCTACCATTTGCTGATCCATTAATGTTTGGTTCAATGTATTCAAATCTATCTGGGCCTGGAAAAGATCAGCATTATTGGCCATACCAGCTTCCTTGCGCACTTTCAGGATTTCCAGCCTTTTTTCCGATGCCTGAATGGAGGTACGGACGGTGTTGACGTAGCTTAGCTGCCGTACCACGTCATAATAACTTGTCATCACCAGTGCAATTGTGTTTTGAATCTGGGAGTTAAGTACTTCTGCACTCTGGTTTTGCAGTTCAGCCAGTCGTTTTTTGGTCGATACCACACGTTTCCCATTGTAAAGCAGTATCCCAACATTCAAACTTATCTGGGTATTATTACCGGCCGCTGCATTCCGGCTGATTTCAGTTCCGTCGTTCAGTTTTTGATTAACCTGGGTTATTTGCTCTGTGTTGGATGCATTGGCGGCGACAGTTGGCAGTCCACCGGCGACGCCATAGTTATTGAGAATGGTATTAGATTCCACATTGTTTTTTGCAATTTCTATTTCGTAGCTGTTTTTTAATGCAATTGCAATGGCACTGTCCAGTGTAATATTCAAACTATCAGCGGCCTGTTTACAAAATGCATTGCTACCCAAAAGCAGCAATAGGAGGACTAAATTTCTTTTGTTAATCAAAATCAGGAGCGGGTTCATGCAAAAAACTGTGGTTGATTTTTTTATATAATTAATTTCCTGAATCAGGATTTTGTTTCTTGAATTTTTTAAACACTAAGCTCCTCAGCCATTCTCTGCTCTTCAGTTACTCTATGTTTTTTAGGAGAAATAAATGTGTAAACAGCCGGAATAACGAACAATGTAAGGATCAGGGAGAACATTAAACCGCCAACGATTACAACTCCGAGCGGTACCCGGCTGGTAGCAGCCGCTCCGAGGCTCATCGCAATAGGTAATGCACCAAATGCTGTCGCAAGGCTGGTCATCAGAATGGGCCGTAACCGTTGTGTCGCAGATTCGACCGCAGCAGCCATTCTGCTCATACCCTGCTCTCGTTTCTGATTAGCAAAT
The genomic region above belongs to Dyadobacter pollutisoli and contains:
- a CDS encoding TolC family protein, with the translated sequence MNPLLILINKRNLVLLLLLLGSNAFCKQAADSLNITLDSAIAIALKNSYEIEIAKNNVESNTILNNYGVAGGLPTVAANASNTEQITQVNQKLNDGTEISRNAAAGNNTQISLNVGILLYNGKRVVSTKKRLAELQNQSAEVLNSQIQNTIALVMTSYYDVVRQLSYVNTVRTSIQASEKRLEILKVRKEAGMANNADLFQAQIDLNTLNQTLMDQQMVAQVAKTELLRILTLDPKSAVSIQDSIRVDNNIQLDAILDRIKVNADVKAADHQIRINELIVRETAALRYPTVRFNTAYNYSRNQTAAGFTLLNRVLGPNAGLTLSIPIYSGSAFKRQQQVAEINTTNAELQKSSLVRDYNAGAVKMYQTYLSSLEQLETQKQNYNLSRQLLNLTLQRFELIQATIIDVREAQRSFEDAGYRMINLNYAAKAAEIELKRLSNTLQ